TCTATTATTACCTGCCCGGGGGCGATGATTATTAATCTAAACTGTTTATAATAACATCAACTAAATATTAAGACCTTATTCTCCGATTGAATAGCCTATACTCAACTATATCTTACCTGGTATTGGCTGGTTATATTACTAATAATCTGTAGTAATTTACTTTTAAAATTTTCTATATTTTCTATTTCTATGCTCTCTTGATGGTTGAAAAGTTCTGAAAATATCTTTTCACCCACTAAATCATCCCAACCACTTTCAAATTCGATTATTAAAGAACCCTCAGTTTTAAACCCCTCTTCAACAACTTTATCCAGATCTCCATCGGTTATACCAATTATGGGAACGTTAAAACGGTAAAGTATATCGGCAGCAACCAGTGTGGTATCATCCCCCACTGTAACCACCAGGTCTGCATTTTTTAACTTGTAGATATCCTCAGCAGCATGACTAAGGTAGGCAATGGTGAAATGGGTGTTTGATTTTTCAGATTTTAATATTCGGGGTTTTACCCGGGATTTACGTAACAAGCCAGTTTTTACTATTGCCTTTTCCAGCTCAACTGGCCCTAATTTTTCCACCCCATGTTTTTTCAACGTTCCACCTATAAGTTGGGTTATAATACCCTCTTCAGCAATAATGGCCACTTCAGATGAGGTTGATTTGCCAATAACTATACCATTGACGAATATATTCTCACCAGGAGACACACCGGCAATTTTTCGGCAGATGGTTTGGCCGGTTCCCTGACAGGGATCCTGAGAAAATAAAGTGTTCCTGATCTCCTCGGGAGAGACCAATCTTAACCCCATTTCAGTGGCTATCTCTGCTGCCAGAGGAGTTAGATCATCCCTCCAGGGCACCACACTGCCATCGGGTTCACCGGGTCTTTCCATCTGAACAATGGGAGGATGACCTGTGCTATTGTTATAAACCTTGTAACCAAAGGCGTGTCCGGTTACACTGGATTTACCGTAGTTAATAAGAAAAATAACATCACTACCTTCATCGCTGAATTTATCCACCGACTGGCTGGGGAACAGTTTATGGCTGATATCAATCTTATCTTCCAGATTAGCATCAATAACTGCAGTTCGCCCCATAGTACCGCCTAATCTGGCTTTGACCGTACCATATCTTTCTAAAAACTTTAAAAACTTCAGGGCATAACCAGAATCAACTATTTCTGGCCCGTGCACCACTAAACCAATTTTCATCTTCTTCATTACTTCACCATAGAATCAGGGTATTTATTATAATTACCTACAACCCAGTACCCGTATTAAAATACCTATCACTAATAGTAACATTACAATTACGTTACCAATCACGTACCAATGGGCTCTGAACTGGGTTATTTTTTAATTCGCTTGCGATAAACAGGGGATCCACAGATTTCACAGTCTTCCTCCTGATAATCAGAAGGGTACTGGTGACGGCACCCCCGGCAAATTTTTATCCAACCATAAATTCCGGTTATTCCTTCAGTCATTACACCCTGGTAGGGAATTTTTAGAATTTTCAGGATGTTCTGTATGGAGTAATCATCAGTGACCACCGTAGGATGATAATTCTTCAAAAGTGTGACTGCCAAGGCCACTAAACTAATATCCACCTCTGACAGCCGCAAAATATCTCCAGAGTTATGGATGGCACTTTTTACCTGGTTAACGGAGTCATTATCCGGTTCTTTCACCATGATTTTACCCTCATCTAAAGCCGATTGAAGTGATATCTGTGATTTTAAATCCTTAATTTCAGATAAAACACCATTTATGGTTATATTTTTATGTTTTGAAGATATGAATCCCCCAATAATTCCAGATGCATCCAAAACATATACTTTTTCCTTCATAATTCACCATCCTACTCAGTAATACTTTCGAGGCACTCCCATCCTAAGAATTTATGATCCAACCAATGGATCAATTAACCCCGAATACAAATTTAAAGAAGTATATAAGGTTTTTCTTAATAATAAAAGGATTTAAAGCTTTTTTATACGTTACCCTCCACCCGTGAGAAATGTTTTTATGTTAGTAAAACAATAGATCAATTGATCGAGGGAGAGTGACATTAGACTCCTTTCACAATTTTTCGCCTGCGAAAAACCGCCTCCGATTTGGACCTAATTCTCTCCCTTGGATTAATATGGAAATAAACTTATTTTAAAACGTTTTTTAGCAATATTATTGAATTATATTCCTATAAAATTTTAGAGATTACTGGTTTACTAACACCAAATCCTCCTTAGTTAATACTCCAATAATACTTTTTAACGCCAGTAATGCAATTTTAATTCGTTAGGGGTAATGATTTATGTGCATTTATTTTTATAGGCATATATTTTATTTAATCCTCACCGTTTAATATTCCATTGATTAAATCTCTCCTATATAAATTCAATACCAGTAACTTTCATATAATATTAAACTGTACTAATTTAGTTTATCCACGGCGTAGGAAGTGGGACTATGCAAAGTAAAACCATGACCGAACATAAAAAACACAGCCCTTTACAGGTTAAGGTGGGAATAATCACGTTAAGTGACTCAAAATCTGTTTCATCCCACCAGGAAGATGAAAATTTTGTTTCCAGTACGGAAGATCTATCTGGCCAGATCATTAAAGAATCTCTGGCGG
Above is a genomic segment from Methanobacterium formicicum containing:
- a CDS encoding DUF2117 domain-containing protein; the encoded protein is MKIGLVVHGPEIVDSGYALKFLKFLERYGTVKARLGGTMGRTAVIDANLEDKIDISHKLFPSQSVDKFSDEGSDVIFLINYGKSSVTGHAFGYKVYNNSTGHPPIVQMERPGEPDGSVVPWRDDLTPLAAEIATEMGLRLVSPEEIRNTLFSQDPCQGTGQTICRKIAGVSPGENIFVNGIVIGKSTSSEVAIIAEEGIITQLIGGTLKKHGVEKLGPVELEKAIVKTGLLRKSRVKPRILKSEKSNTHFTIAYLSHAAEDIYKLKNADLVVTVGDDTTLVAADILYRFNVPIIGITDGDLDKVVEEGFKTEGSLIIEFESGWDDLVGEKIFSELFNHQESIEIENIENFKSKLLQIISNITSQYQVRYS
- a CDS encoding ribonuclease VapC, with the translated sequence MKEKVYVLDASGIIGGFISSKHKNITINGVLSEIKDLKSQISLQSALDEGKIMVKEPDNDSVNQVKSAIHNSGDILRLSEVDISLVALAVTLLKNYHPTVVTDDYSIQNILKILKIPYQGVMTEGITGIYGWIKICRGCRHQYPSDYQEEDCEICGSPVYRKRIKK